CGCCCATCGTGGACGCCCTGATCGACGCGGCCGAGGCCGGCAAGCAGGTGCTCGCCCTGGTGGAGATCAAGGCCCGGTTCGACGAGCAGGCCAACATCTCGTGGGCGCGCAAGCTCGAGCAGGCGGGCGTGCACGTGGTCTACGGGATCGTGGGCCTCAAGACGCACTGCAAGCTGTCGCTCGTGGTGCGCCAGGAGGCCGACGGGCTGCGCCGGTACTGCCACATCGGGACGGGCAACTACAACCCGAAGACGGCCCGCATCTACACCGACCTGGGCCTGCTCACCTGCGATCCCGATGTCGGCCAGGACCTGACCCGGCTGTTCAACCAGCTGTCGGGCTACGCGCCGAAGTCCCGTTTCCACCGGCTGCTCGTCGCCCCGCGCTCGGTGCGCACCGGCCTCATCGAGCGCATCGACCGCGAGGCCGAGGCCGCCCGCGAGGGCCGCCCCGCGTGGATCAAGATCAAGGTCAACTCGATGGTCGACGAGGCGGTGATCGACGCCCTGTACCGCGCCTCGCAGGCCGGCGTGCCGATCGACCTCGTGGTGCGCGGCATCTGCGCGCTGCGGCCCGGCGCGCCAGGGCTGAGCGAGACGATCCAGGTCCGCTCGATCCTCGGCAGGTTCCTCGAGCACTCGCGCATCTTCGCGTTCGCCGCCAGCGGGGGCGTGATGACCGGCACGGGCCAGTCCACGGAGCCGGGGCCCGAGGTGTTCATCGGCTCGGCCGACCTGATGCACCGCAACCTCGACCGCAGGGTCGAGGCGCTGGTCCGCATCACCGATCCCGACCAGACCGCCGAGCTGGTGGGGCTGATCGACGAGTCCGTGGACCCGGGCACGTCGAGCTGGCACCTGGCCTCCGACGGCTCCTGGACGCGGCACTCGACCGCTCCCGACGGCTCCCCGCTGCAGGATCTGCAGGCCTCGCTCATCCGCCGTCAGCGTCGTCGTCACGGCGCGGCCCGGTGAGCCCAGCCCACCCGCCCGTCGTCCAGTCCGCTGGCGCGCTCGTGTGGCGCGTGCGCCAGGGCAGGTTGCAGGTGGTGCTGGTGCACCGGCCCCGCTACAAGGACTGGTCCTGGCCCAAGGGAAAGCTCGAGCCTGGCGAGTCGCTGGTCGCGGCCGCCACCCGCGAGGTCGCGGAGGAGACCGGCCATGACGTGGTCCTGGGCATGCGCCTGCCCAGCGTGCGCTACCGGCTGGGCGACGGCCGCCGCAAGCACGCGCACTACTGGGCCGCGCAGGTCGCCGGGCGGCCGGACGCGCCCGCACTGCTGGCCCGCCCCCCGGTGCCGCCTGCCTCCACCGACGAGATCGACACGCTGCGCTGGATGGACGTGTCCACGGCGGAGAAGAAGCTGACCCGGCCCGACGACCTTGAGCCGCTGGTGGCGCTCGTCGACGCGTTCGCCAAGGGCCGCCTCGACACCCGAGCCTTGGTGGTCGCCCGGCACGGCAAGGCCGTGCGCAGGGCCGCCTGGGACGGCGAGGAGGCGCTGCGCCCGCTCACCCCGCTGGGCCGGCGGCAGGCGAAGGCCCTTGTCCCGGTGCTCTCCGCCTTCGGGGTGACCCAGGTGGTGACCAGCCAGTGGGCCCGCTGCCAGGAGACCGTCGCCCCGTACCTGGCCGCTATCGCGGGCGAGCCGGTGGTCAACGAGCGGCTCAC
The sequence above is a segment of the Cellulomonas chengniuliangii genome. Coding sequences within it:
- a CDS encoding NUDIX hydrolase, with amino-acid sequence MSPAHPPVVQSAGALVWRVRQGRLQVVLVHRPRYKDWSWPKGKLEPGESLVAAATREVAEETGHDVVLGMRLPSVRYRLGDGRRKHAHYWAAQVAGRPDAPALLARPPVPPASTDEIDTLRWMDVSTAEKKLTRPDDLEPLVALVDAFAKGRLDTRALVVARHGKAVRRAAWDGEEALRPLTPLGRRQAKALVPVLSAFGVTQVVTSQWARCQETVAPYLAAIAGEPVVNERLTEASHQSSPSQVAAEVEDLLTSRADSVLCTHRPVLPTVLDVLSGHSRRKVADTLPTADPFLAPGEVLVAHVALTVKGPRVVAAERHLPAAD